The Amycolatopsis sp. NBC_01480 genome segment CGGCCAGCTCGTGCGCCGGTCGCGCGGACAGGTGCACCTTCCCGGCCAGCGCGGGCCGCTCGGCCACCCGCGCCGAGAGCAGGCGCACCACCTCCTCGGACAGGTCGAGACCCCAGTACTCCTCGGTTCCCGGCGCCAGCTTCGACATCAGCAGCCCGCTGCCGACGCCGATCTCCAGCACCCGCCGAGGCGCTCGCCCGTGGAATCCCAGCGCCTGGATGGCGTCCACTGTGGCCGCCCGCCAGGCACGCATTTCCTCCAGCGGCAAGGGATGGCCGTCATAGCTGGAGTTCCAGCCGGTGAACCCCTCGTCGAACGGGTCGCGGTCGGCGACCGAGTAGAGCAGCTCGTGCACGTCCTTCCACCGGCCGACCTGCGCGGCCTCGCGCGCCGCATCCCGCGCGTCCGGTCCGGCGGCTTCGGGCACCACGTACGCAACCAGCCGCCGGTCACCCGGCTTCACCTCGCGCGGCACCACGGCCACCCGCGAAGCAGCGGGGTGCGCGGCGAGCACCGACTCGATCTCGCCCGGCTCGATCCGGAAGCCGCGGATCTTCACCTGGTGGTCGGCGCGGCCGAGGAAGTCCAGGTTCCCGTCGGCCCGCCAGCGCACCCGGTCGCCGGTGCGGTACATCCGTTCCCCGGGCCCGGCGAACGGGTCGGCGACGAACCGCTCGGCCGTCAGCCCGGCCCGCCCGACGTACCCGCGTGCGAGCCCGCGCCCGCCGACGTACAGCTCGCCCTCGACGCCGACGGGCACCGGGTTGAGCGCGGTGTCCAGCACGTAACAACGGGTGTTGGGGTCGGGCCGGCCGATCGGGATCGGCCCGGTCCAGCCCGGCTCGGCCGCCCAGAGGGTCGAGTTGACGGTCGCCTCGGTGAGGCCGTACGCGGCGACCACCCGCAGGTCTTCCGCCCAGCGCGCGATCAGCTCCGGCGGCACGGTCTCGGTGCCGACGAGCAGCACGGCGCCGCGGGGCAGCTCGCACTCCGGCGGCAGCGCGGCGACCAGCGACGGCGGCAGGATCATGTGCGTGGCGGCGTTTTGGGTGATGTACCCGGTCAGCTCGACGCCCGCGACGCGGCGGTGCGCGGGCACCACGATCACCCGCCCGCCCACGCACAGCGACATGATCAGGTCCCAGACCGTCACGTCGAACCCGACGGAGGCGAACTGCACCACCCGACTGTCCGAGGTGATGCCGATCCGCTCGGTGGCCGTCGAGATCAGGCTGCCGACGCCGTCGTGCGACAGCACCACGCCCTTCGGCTGCCCGGTGGAGCCCGAGGTGTAGATCACGTACGCGGCGCGGTCCAGCTGGAGTCCAGTGACATCCACAGTGGACGAGTCCAATGCGGACAGTTCTGCCCGCACGGCCGGATTGTCGACCGGCACACGTCCGACGGAATCCAGCTCCGGCAGCTGCGCGGACAACTCCACAGTGGACAGGACGGCGCGCGCACCGGCGTCGGAAAGCATGTACGCCAGGCGGTCCTCGGGGTGATCGAGGTCCAGCGGCAGGTAGGCCGCGCCGGCCTTCAACACGCCGAGCAGCGCGACGACCAGCTCGATCGAGCGTGGCAACGCCACCCCGACCACGTCCTCGGCACCGACCCCGCGGGCGGCGAGCAGCCGCGCCAGGCGGTTCGCAGCCGCGTCCAGCTCCGCATAGGTGAGCTGATCGTCCTCGCATACAACGGCGACGACATCCGGTCGCTGCGCCACCACCGCGCCGAACGCCGCGGGCCACGACAGCTCGGGCGACTCGGCGGGCGAGGTGCCGAACTCGACGAGCACGCGCTCGCGTTCGGCCGGGGTGAGCAGGTCGATCGAGGCGATCGGACGGTCGGGCTCAGCCGCCAACGCGTCGAGGACCGCGGTCAGCCGGCCCTCGTGCTCGGCCAGCGCGCCGGCGTCGCCCAGTCCGGCCAGCTCGATCCGTAGCGGGCCGCCCGCGCCGGCGTCGTGCGCCGTGATGGCGAGGTCGGTGACCGGGCCGAGCGCGAGGCTGCGCACGGACGCGACCGCCCCGCCGAACTGCACCGGCGCGTCCGGCAGGAAGTTCAGGCTCAGCCCGGTCAGCTCCAGCACGCCGCCGGGCAGTCCCAGCTCGCGCGCGAGGTCTTCGCCGCGGTAACGGCCGTGCTCCAGCAGTTCCGCGACCGTGGCCGTCACCGAGGCCAGCAGCTCCGCCGGGGTGGTGTCCGGGCGCACAGCCAGCCGCAGCGGCAGCACGTTCGACACCATGGCGGGCCGGTCGCGCAGCTCGGCCTCGGGCCGCGCGGCCACCGGCAGGCCGAAGATCAGGTCCTCGGCCCCGGTCACGCGGTGCGCGTACGCCGCGACGGCCGCCAGCGCCACCCGCGAAAGCCGGGTCCCGTGGTTGCCCGCGAACTTGCGCAGGCCGTCGGCCCGCGCGGGCGAAAGCGTGAACGAATGCCGGACGACCGCGCCGCCGCCGGAAGCCAGCCGGACGGGATCCGGTCGTCCGGCCAGTTTTTCGCGCCAGTACGCCTGATCGGCCCCGTACAACGCCGACTCCCGGTACGCCGCCTCGGCGGCGAGCACCGGCTCCGTCGACCAGTCCACTGTGGATGTTTCGCCGCCGTAAACCGCGGCGGCACGGCGGGTGAGCGCCGCCTGGCCGTGCGCGTCGATGACCAGATGGTGGTACTGCTGCGACCAGAGCACCCGCTCCGGGCCCAGCACCAGCAGCGCGTGCGCGGTGAGCGGGCCGCGGGCCAGGTCCGGGACCCCGGCCAGCCCGGCGCGCATCCACTCGTGCGCCGCGCGGTCCGGGTCCGGCTCGCCCGAGAAGTCCACCACCGGCACCTCGGCCGCAACGGGTGCCGGGTACAGCCGGGGCACCCCGGTCTCGTCGACGTCCGCCGTCACGTGCAGGCCTTCGGCCTCGTCGAGCACCTGGCGCACAGCGGCACCGAGCCGCTTCAAGTCCACCACACCGGAAACCTCGGCGTACCAGCCGATCTGGTACGCCGGGTCCGCCGGGGCGATCCGCTGGGCGAAGAAGACCCCGGCCTGTGCCGCGGTCAGGGGGGAACCGGGCACGACGCCGGTCATCTGCGAGCCTCCACCGTTCACTGAAGCTGGTCACCTGGACACCAGGGCTCGTGAGTGTTCATGCCGGTTAGAACCGGCATGAACACTCACGAGTCAGCGGGTGCCACTCACCGCGTACTCGGGCCGTTCGACCACCGCCGCCCGTCGGTCCACAATGGACCCGAGAATCTCCCCCACCCGCACCGCCGTGTTCGACAACAGCGAAGACGTGATCCCGTGCGTGTGCTCAGTCCCACCTTGCAGGTACAACCCGCCGCGCACCACGGCATCCGTAGTGATGCGGTAATCGCGCTCCACCCGCAACCGCCCCGCACCGTCCCGCAGGCACGAACCCGCCAGATCCCCGAGCAACGGCGTCGGGTCGGCAGGCAGGTAACCCGTGGCGTACACAACGGCGTCGGCGTCCAGCTCCGTGCGCTCGCCGGTGGTCAGCGACTCGACCGTCGCGCGCACGTGCGTGCCGTGGTCGGTCACCTCCACCGGGCGCGAGACGTTGAGCAGCCGCAGCCGTTCGACGCCCTGCACCTTCTCGCGGTAGACGCGCCGGTACAGCTCGTCGATCAGCTCGAGGTCGACCGCGGAGTAGTTGGTGGCGCCGTGGTAGCGCATCAGGCGCTCCTTGACCGGCTCGCTCGCGGCGTAGAACTGGTCCACCGCCTCGGGATCGAAGATCCGGTTGGCGAACGAGCTGTCGTCGGCCGGGCTGTAGCCGTACCGCGAGAAGACCGCGCACACCTCGGCGCGCGGGAACTCGTCGTGCAGCAGCGCCGCGACCTCGGCCGCGCTCTGCCCGGCGCCGACCACCACGAACCGGCGGGGGTCGGCCTCGCGCAGCTCCGCGACCCGGTGCAGCAGCCCGCTGTTGTGCCAGATCCGCTCACCCGCGGTGATCCCCGCGGGCAGGTTCGGCCGCAGGCCGGTGCCCAGCACCAGGTTCCGCGCGCGCAGCTCCGTCGTCTCGCCGCCGGAGCGGGCGACCACGTCGAAGTAGACGACCTCGTCGCCTTCGAGCACCGGCTTCACCGACAGCACCTCGGTGCCGTACGACACCAGGTCGTCCACCTTCGCCGCGGCCCACTCGAAGTAGTCGTGGAACTCGATGCGCAGCGGGAACAGGTTCTTGTGGTTGATGAAGTCGACCAGCCGGTCCTTGGCGTGCAGGTAGTTCAGGAAGCTGAACTCGCTGGTCGGGTTCCGCATCGTCGCCAGGTCCTTGAGGAAGGACACCTGCATGGTCGCGTTGTCGATCAGCATCCCGCGGTGCCAGCCGAACCCGTTCTGGCGCTCCAGGAAGTGCGCGGTCACGGTGTCCGCGCCACTCGCGTTGTGCTCGGTCAGGGCGATCGCGAGGGCCAGGTTCGACGGGCCGAAGCCCACCCCGGCCACGTCGTAAACCGGCACCTGGCCACCGACCACTGCTCGTGACATGAAAGTCCCCTAGCGCGGCACTGCCGCATCTCGGTTCTCGACGACGAAAAGACGAGGAAACCCTAACCTAACTTAGGTGAGGCTCAGCTAGTACCTTGTGGGTGATGTTCATCCCTCGACGATGAAAGGGCACAGCCGATGCGCGTGGCCATGTTCGGCTACCAGACCTGGGGGCACCGCACCCTGCGAGCGCTGATCGACGCGGGCCACGAGGTCGCCCTCGTCGTCACGCACCCGAAGAGCGAGCACGCCTACGAGAAGATCTGGTCCGACTCCGTCGCCGACCTGGCCGAGGCGAACGGCATCCGCGCGCTGCTGCGCACCAGGCCGGACGACCCCGAGCTGCTGGCCGAGCTGAAGGCGGCCGACCTGGACCTGATCGTGGCGAACAACTGGCGGACCTGGCTGCCGCCGGAGATCTTCGCCCTGCCCCGGCACGGCACCCTGAACGTGCACGACTCGCTGCTACCCGCGTACGCCGGCTTCTCGCCGCTCATCTGGGCGCTGATCAACGGCGAGCCCGAGGTCGGCGTGACCGCCCACATGATGAACGCCGAACTGGACGCGGGCGACATCGTCGTGCAGCGCGCGGTGCCGGTCGGCCCGAAGGACACGACCACGGATCTGTTCCACCGCACCGTGGACCTGATCGCGCCGATCACCACCGAGGCCATCTCACTGATCGAGACGGGCAACGTGGTCCCGATCGCCCAGGACCGTTCGAAGGCGAGCTTCTTCCACAAGCGCGCTCCCCGCGACAGCCTGATCGACTGGACCTGGCCGGCGGAGGACATCGAACGCCTGGTGCGCGCCCAATCCGACCCGTACCCCAACGCGTTCGCCTACCACCGCGGCGACCAGCTGCGGATCGCCGCCGCCTCGGTCTCGGCCGGCCACTACGGCGGCACGCCGGGCCGGATCTTCATCAAGGAGGGCGACGGCGTGGTGATCGTCGCCGGCCCCGAAGCCCGGCGCGGCCACTCCCCCGGCCTGCTCGTCGAACGCGTCCGCACTGCCGACGGCACGGAACTCGCCGCAGCCGACTACTTCACGACGATGGGCGGGTACCTCACCGACCGTCCCTGAACCGCTCGTGAGTGTTCATGACGGTTAGAACCGTCATAGACACTCACGAGGCTTCAGGCCTCGGTCACCTTGCCACCGTCCACTTCGAGGCGGCGGGTGACCGCGACGGCGTCGAGCATGCGGCGGTCGTGCGTCACCAGGAGCAGGGTGCCCGGGTAACGGTCCAAAGCGGACTCCAGCTGCTCGATCGCGGGCAGGTCCAGGTGGTTGGTCGGCTCGTCGAGCACCAGCAGGTTGACGCCGCGGGCCTGCAGCAAGGCCAGGGCGGCGCGCGTGCGCTCACCCGGCGAGAGCGTCTCCGCGGAGCGCAGCACGTGCGCCGCCTTCAGGCCGAACTTCGCCAGCAGGGTCCGGACTTCCGCGTCGGGCAGCGAAGGGACTTCGCGGGCGAAGGCGTCCGAAAGCGGTTCGTCGCCGAGGAAGAGCCGCCGTGCCTGGTCGACCTCGCCGACCACGACGCCCGGGCCGAGCGCCGCGCTGCCCTCGTCCAGCGGCAGCCGGCCGAGCAGCGCGGCCAGCAGCGTCGACTTGCCCGCGCCGTTCGCGCCGGTGATGGCGACCTTGTCCGCCCAGTCCACCTGGAGGTCGACCGGGCCGAGGGTGAAGCCGTCGCGCCGGACGACGGCGCCGCGCAGCGTGGCCACCACCGCCCCGGCGCGCGGGGCCGCGGCGATCTCCATCCGCAGCTCCCACTCCTTGCGGGGCTCCTCCACCACGTCCAGCCGCTCGATCATCCGGTCGGTCTGACGGGCCTTCGACGCCTGCTTTTCCGTGGCCTCACTGCGGAACTTGCGCCCGACCTTGTCGTTGTCAGGCGCCTTGCGCCGCGCGTTCTTGACGCCCTTCTCCATCCACGCGCGCTGCATGCCCGCGCGGGCCTCCAGCGCGGAGCGGGTGCTGGCGTACTCCTCGTAGTCCTCGCGCGCGTGCCGCCGCGCCACCTCGCGCTCCTCGAGGTACGACTCGTACCCGCCGCCGTACGCGCGGACCTGCTGCTGCGCCAGGTCCAGCTCGACCACCCGGTCCACAGTGCGCGCCAGGAACTCGCGGTCGTGGCTGACCAGCACGGTCGCCGCGCGCAGGCCGGTGACGAACCGCTCGAGCCGGGCGAGGCCGTCGAGGTCCAGGTCGTTGGTCGGCTCGTCGAGCAGGAACACGTCGTACCGGCTCAGCAGCAACGAGGCCAGCCCGGCGCGCGCGGCCTGCCCGCCGGACAACGACACCATCGGCTGATCCAGGTCGACGGCCAAGCCGAGGTCCGCGGCAACTTCACCCGCGCGCTCGTCGAGGTCGGCGCCGCCGAGGGCGAGCCAGCGGTCCAGCGCCGTGGCGTAGCTGTCGTCGGCGCCGTCTTCGCCCGCGGTGAGCGCTTCGGTCGCGGCGTCCAGCTCGGCCTGCGCGGCGGAAACCCCGGTGCGGCGCGCCAGAAACTCGCGAACCGACTCCCCCGGCCGACGCTCCGGCTCCTGTGGCAGATGGCCGACGGTGGCCGTCGGCGGGTTCAGCCGCACCGCGCCCGACTCCGGCCGCTCCAGCCCGGCGAGCGTGCGCAGCAGGGTCGACTTCCCGGCGCCGTTCACCCCGACGAGCCCCACCACGTCGCCAGGGGCGACAACCAGGTCGAGGCCGGAAAACAAAGTGCGGTCACCATGGCCGGCAGCCAGGTCCTTCGCGACGATCGTTGCGCTCATTTGAGGCCCGAGTCTACGGGTGCCCGGTTCCACCGAATCGATCGCGGGCACTTCATCAGCGCTGGCCATGGTTGTGGCGTGCGTGCTGGTCGTCGCGCTCGCCGCCCGGGGCTGCTGAACAGACGAATGCCGCCCGCGTCAGGTCGTTTCCGGTCGCAGGGCGACCAGCCAGCACAGGCAGAACGGGTGCCCGGCCGGATCGGCGTACACCTGGAAGTCTTCCCCTGATGTGCTTCCCTCGGCAGGCTTCAGCACGGTAGCGCCGTGCGACATCACCTGCTCGTGCGCTTCGGCGAAGTCCTCGACCCACAGATCGAGGTGCACCTGTTGCCGGGTCGGCCCATCGGGCCACTCCGGCGGCACATGATCCGGCGCGAGCTGCACGCCGATCCGGGGCGCCCCGGCCACGGTGACCATGTGCCACTCGTCGTCCTCGTCCACCTCGCCGTCCAGCACTCCCGCCCAGAAACGGCTCTCCGCGGCCATATCGGCCGCGTCAAAGGCGACGACCTGGTGTTTGATTCGCATCGCCGAAGTCTGCCAAGAACCGGCGAGCCGCGCACCGCCTCGGGGACGCGGCCGTCTCCGGGTTATCCAGGGAAACAAAAAAGCCACGTTCACCTGCGTGAACGTGGCCTGTCCGGTCGGGCTGACAGGATTTGAACCTGCGACCCCTTGACCCCCAGTCAAGTGCGCTACCAAACTGCGCCACAGCCCGGACCCGTACTCCATGGAGTGCGATGTGATTACTTTAGCGGGTCGCGATCAGGGCAGTACATGCAGGTCACCTTAGAACGCTGACCTGCGGAAACCCGCTCCGGCGCCAGGAACCGGAGCGGGCCGGGCCGTCAGTTGGGGTTCGAGGCGTGGGTGAGGGTCTGCCATTCCACGAACAGGTTGTTGGTGCCCGCCGGGCGTTGCTGCTCGGTCAGGGTCTGGGTGTTGGCCATGGCGATGCCGAGGCGGGTGTTCAGGGCGTTGAAGCCCACCTCGGTGACCGGGCCGAGGCCCAGGGTGAGCTTGCCGCCGCACAGGTTGCTCGGGACGGCGGCGCCCAGCTGGTACTTCGACTGGAAGCCCAGGGCCTGGCGAAGCCGTTCGCCGACATCAGTGCCGTACAGGTCCTGGCCCTGGATGCGGGAGGTTTCCGCGACGTCGGCGATCGAGGCGATGCCGTAGCCGGTGTGGACGAAGTCGCGGCAGGTTTCCTGGGTCAGGCCGGTCATGAAGGTGCCCTGGCCCTGCCAGTAGCTGACGATCTGGTCGCGCGTGTTCAAGCCGCTGCCGGGCACCGTCTTGGGCAGGGAACCGTCGCTGGACAGATAGACGTACGCGGCCACGCGGTTGCGGTAGCGGGCCATCGCCGAGTCGTAGCTGGACTGGTCGTCGAGGAAGACGGAGATGCCGACGGCGGCCTCCATCATCACCAGCTCCCAGTTCCCGTTGCTGTTGCTGCCGCCGATGATCTTCGACAGGTAGACGTTGCGCAGCATCGTCGCGAAGCGGCCGGCGTTGGGCCAGCTGGTGTACGTCGACTTGATCAGCTCGGCCGCCCGCGACCACGACGAGCCCGCCCAGCCGGTCTGCAGCGGCGCGTTGCTGTTGGTGTGATTGGTGATCGTCGCCGACCACGCGTCCATCAGCTCGATCGCCTTCTTGGCGTAACGGTCGTCCTGCGTCAGATACCAGGCGAGGGCGTCGGTATACGCGGCGATCGCGTCTTCCCGCTCATCGGTACAACCGAGATTCGGATTCGAATAAGGGCCGCATTCGACGACCGAACGCGGTTTCGCGGTACGGGAAAGGGAGGCGTACGAACTGCCCATCATCTGGTCGTACGCGCTCTTCCACGGCTGGGCGCCGGAATTGACCTTCGTGCGGACGAAATCCAGTTGTGCGCGGCTGACCAGCACCCCGGGGTGCGTGAAAGCCGCAGGTGCGGCCGGGGTGGGCGTGGCCGGTGCCGGAGTGGCCGCCAGTCCCAGCAGGACTGGCAGCATTGCCGTGAGGGTGAGGAGTTTCCTCACCCGGGAACCTCGTGCGGACATGGCTCTCCTCGGTGGGGGGCGGAGGGATAGTGATCTGCATCACTGGTGAGCGCTGTGTCCTAGTTTCATGGTCCAGACCAGAGTCGTCAAGACCGGGCAAAAACTTTCTTCGCGTTCCGAAGGAACAGTTCCCGCATAAATTCAGCCCGCTGAACGGAGGGCTATTTCCATTCAGCGGGCTGAACAATTCAAGGAGCCTCAGCGGCCGGTGAACGTCGCCTTCCCGGGGCCGTCGGCGAGGAACGACTTCACCGCGCCGCGCAGGTCGGCCGTGTCGAAGAGCCCGGCGGCGATGGACGTGACGTGGGCGTTCGCCTCCGGCACGCCGCCGTGCTCGAAGTGCGCGAGCACGCGCTTGGTGGCCGCGTGGGCCTGCGTCGGCCCCGCTGCCAGGTCCGCGGCGAACTTCCGTGCCGCGGCGTCGAAGCCGTCGTCCGGGAGCACGCGGTTGACCACGTTCCAGCGTTCGAGCGTGGTCGCGTCGTAGGTGTCGCCGGTGTAGACGAACTCCTTGGCGCGTGCGACCCCCGCCCGCGCGGCGAGGCGCTGGGTCCCGCCCATCGTCGGGGTCAGCCCGACCACCTTCTCCACCAGCCCGAACCTCGCGCGCGACGCCGCGAGCAGCAGGTCGCAGGCCACCGCGACCTCGAACGCCCAGGTCAGGCACAGGCCGTGTGCGGCGAACACCGTCGGGAACGGCAGTGCGGCGAGGCGTTCCGGGACGGTGAGCAGCCGGTCGAAGAAGACCTTCGCCTCGGCGGCCGAGCCCTGAGCGTCGAAGAGGGAGACGTCGACGCCACCGCTCACGATCTTGCCCTCGGCGCGGATCAGCAGCGCCCGCGCGGGCTCGGCTTCCAGCGCGGCGATCGCCGTGAGGAGGTCGTTCTGCAGCTCGGTGGTGTACAGGTTGAGCGGGGGCGCGTCGATGGTCAGCACGGCCAGGCCGTGCTCGTCCCGGTCCAGGCGGGTCATGCCTTCTCCTCCTTCTGGAGCAACTCGTCCCAGTGCCGCTGCGCCTCCGGCCGCCAGTCGACGTGCTTGCGGTGGAACAGTTCCGCGGCCTTCGCCCCGCTCCACTCGGCCGGCAGCAGCTCGGCGGGCAGCCGCGGGTCGAGGAACGGGAAGCGGCGCCACTCGTGCACCAGTTCGGTCTGCGCGCGCAGCGCCGGTCGGCCGCCGGCGGGCTGCAGGCCGGTGAACCGGTCGATGAAGTCCTCGTAGCGGTCGGTCAGCTCGGACAGGTCCCACGAGCGGGCGACCATGCTCTCCTGCTCCCCGACCTCGCCGTACGCCGCGGTGAACGACATGGCCTGCGCGTCGAGCCCCAGCTCGGAGACGATCTGCTGGGCCTCGCGCTGCCGGCTCGGGTCCGGGCTGACCCAGACGCCGGCCACCGGCGAGCCGAAGCCCGCCCAGGTCAGCCGGGTGCGCAGGCGGTGGCGCAGGTCGCGCTTGGCCTCCGGCACCGAGACGATCAGCATCAGCCACCGGCCGTCCCAGCTCAGGCCGGCGCGGCCGAACTCGTAGATCCGCTCGGCGCCCTCGGTGAGCAGCCGCCGCCCGGGCGGGGTGAGCGACCAGCGCACGCGCCGCCCGACGCGCTCGGACACCAGCCACCCTTCGGCCGAGGAGCGCGCGAGCGCTTGGCGCGCCGACTTCTCCTCGACGTCGAGCACGCCCAGCACGTCGACGAGCATGGAGGTCCACACCGGCCGGTCCCGCGGCAGCACGTACTCGCCGAGGACCGTCATCAGCAGGGAGCGGGCGCTCGCGTGGCTGACCTCGCGCCTCCTGCTGACCGTCGGCCGTGGCGCCGCGGCGCGGGGGTCCCGCGGCTTCGCCCGCTGGCCGAACGCGACCGGGGTGGCGGGTTCCGCCATGAGTTTCACCGACCTCACTGCTCCCTAGGATCGACAACCCGCCCAGGGTACCCACTCCGAGTGACCGTGACGACACTCGACACACACACGGCAGGGTCGGGTCTGGGGCGTGCCCCAGCTGACAGCGCTGTCGCGGCTGGACCGCTCGGGCCGTCCACGATCAGCTCGGGTCGCGGCGCCCTGGTCGACCGGGTCGCCGACGTGCCGGCCGAATCCTTCACCAGCGAAACCGGGACCACCGACGACATCCTCGCGCTGCTCTGAATTTCTCCCGAGCGGCGTCAGGCCCGGGCCGCGGCGTGCAACGCGGGTTCGAAGTCGGTGCCGCGGATGTTGGTCACCATCAGGTTGGTCGCTCCGGCGGTCCGGTAGCGGTCCAGGGACTTGACTACCGCGGGCTGCTCGCCGATGGCGCACAGGTCGTCGATGAAGGCGTCGCTGATGGCGGACATTTGGCGGGGCTCGTCGCCGGTGGCGGCGTCGTAGGCGGTGATGTCGGGGGTGTAGCCGGCTGTCGCGAACATGGCGCGGTAGAAGGGCAATCCGAAGTAGCGGTGGAGTTCGGCGCGGATTCCGGCGTGGGCGTGGGCCACATCGTCGGTTGCGGCGGTGGGGATTGCGGCCACGATGTCGAAGCCCGCGAGATCCTTCCCGGCGGCACGGCGCGCCTCGGCGATTTCCGGCACCACGACGTCGCGGACGTAGGAAGACGGGCAGGCCCACAGCACGATCCCGTCGGCGATCTCGCCCGCGAGCCGGATCATCTTGCGTGACAGCCCGGCCAGGTAGATCGGGATGCCGGGCCGCGGCGAGAATCCCGCGAACGCGAACTGCGAGCGCCACCGGGCGCCGTCGGGCGCCGGGTGGCCGGCCAGCAGGGACCGCACCACGGACACGTACTCGCGCATTTCCGCCAGCGGGTTCCCGATCTCCTGGCCGTGCCAGGCCGCCATCGTCACGCGGTGCCCGCTGCCGAGGCCGAGCCGGAAACGGCCGCCCGACAGGTCGTCCAGTGTGGCGGCGGTCTGCGCCATCGACGCCGGCGAACGGTGGTAGATCGGCGCGACGGCCGTGCCGAGGCGGACGCGCGGGGCGACGGTGGACAGCGCGGCGAGCGTGGTGAACGAGTCCCGCGCCGAGATGTGCGAGCAGTTGATCGACTCGTAACCCAGCTCGTCGGCGAGCCGCGCGTGCCGGGCGATCGTGGCGAAGTCCCCGGTGGTGGGAATCAGCGCGCTCGTCTTGGCCATTTCGCTCATCGTTGCCGGCCCACGGCCTGGCGCACGGCGGCCAGCAACTCGGCCGTGCTGCCCTCCTCGATCCGGCGGGCGCGCCAGGCCACGTGCCGGTCCGGCCGGACCAGCACACACCCGGTCGTCTCGACCTCCCGGCGGGCGGACCATTCGCCGTACGGGTCGAGCAGGCCGCCCGGCCCGCCGATGACGTGCACGTCGACCCGCACACCGGCCTCTTCGGACACTGCCGCCGCGGCGGCGGCCCACTGCTCCCCACCGCATCCGGTCAGCAGCGCGAAACCCAGGCCGTCGACCAAGTCCAGTGTGGACAGTGCCTCGCCGTCGCGCTCGAGCAGGGCGTGCGGCACCCGGGTCCCCGGCCGGGAGCTGGGCCGGTAGAACAGCTGCGGATCCGCCTCGGACGCCGATTCGACGCCGTCGTCGGCCAGCACCCCGCTTTCGTACCGGTAGCCCAGCTCGACCCCGTGGGCGTTGAACTGGTAGTTGCTCAGCTCGACGGCGGCGCGCAGGGCCGCGCGACGTTCGTCGCCCGCGATCCCGGGCTCGTACAGCACCTCCAGCTCCTTCCAGCCGTCCTCAGTGGACTGTCCCGGTTCGAAGCCGAGTGCCGCGTCGACGGCCGCACCCTCGTGCAGGCTGGTGATCGCCCGCCGGACGCCGGCCGCTCCCACCGGCTGGCGCTCCTCGCTGTAGCTCTCGAGCAGAGCCGGCCCAGCGTGC includes the following:
- a CDS encoding LLM class flavin-dependent oxidoreductase translates to MAKTSALIPTTGDFATIARHARLADELGYESINCSHISARDSFTTLAALSTVAPRVRLGTAVAPIYHRSPASMAQTAATLDDLSGGRFRLGLGSGHRVTMAAWHGQEIGNPLAEMREYVSVVRSLLAGHPAPDGARWRSQFAFAGFSPRPGIPIYLAGLSRKMIRLAGEIADGIVLWACPSSYVRDVVVPEIAEARRAAGKDLAGFDIVAAIPTAATDDVAHAHAGIRAELHRYFGLPFYRAMFATAGYTPDITAYDAATGDEPRQMSAISDAFIDDLCAIGEQPAVVKSLDRYRTAGATNLMVTNIRGTDFEPALHAAARA